The Candidatus Poribacteria bacterium genome segment TTGAAGGAGAAAACCCTCGCTGCCAAACAGGCGGGGATTAAGACTGTTATCCTGCCTGAGCGCAACCAGAAAGATCTCGTTGAGGTGCCCGACGATGCGAAGGAGGGACTTGAGTTCATATTTGTTGGCCATGTGGATGAAGTCCTTGATCGGGCGCTCAAACCAGGAAACTAGCAACTCATGTTGATTCCTTATTTTCAGATGTTTCCAATAAATTTCTCAACCAAATAAAGGAGAATTCCTTATGGCAGTTAAGATAGAAAAGATGTTTGACTTTCCGGGCCCTCAACCAAACGGCATGCAAGCCACAGAGGAGGGAATCTGGTTTCTGGATCAGGTCTCAAATCAGGCACTCCTCGTCTCCTACGAAGGAGAAACCTTGAAGGCTATTGACACGGATTCCGAGCACGGAAGCGGTGTCACTGTGGACGGTACGAACCTTTGGCTCGCATCAACCTTTGTCCCCACGCGCATAGAAGCCGATGGACCGGCAATTCTAAAAGTTGACCCAGCAAATGGAAAAACCCTTGAGTCTTATCCGACAGAGGGTGCACAGAAGTCAGGGGCGCACGGATTGGAGTGGCGCGACGGGAAACTGTGGATGGCAGTGCCACCTTCAGCGACTGTTTACCAGTTAGATCCGGAGAACGATCTTGCTGTCCTACATTCTTTTCCGGCTCCCGGGGTCCGTCCGCATGGACTCGCGTGGGAGGGCGATGATCTCTGGTGCGTTGAGACAAACTACCGTGCCTTCTATCGCATGAGTCTCAAAGATGGCTCGACCCTTGATAAGATTGAGATTCCAGAACCACATCCAGAGCCGCACGGCATGACCCGTTGGGATGGGTGCTTCTGGTACTGTGATGCCGGATCCGGAGCAGTTTGTCGGGTGTCTCAATAGTCCGACAACTCGGACGTTTTTCTGAAATACGAGGTGACCGGATCGAATGAGAAAACAGGACGAAGACATCGATTTCTTACCGCCAATTAGAGAGTTTCCCGACAGAGGAACTAAGTGGTTACTGGAATTTGGTGAGAATGTGGAGGAGTTGCTACAAATCGTCGCGAGCGATTTAGCTGATCAACTTGATTTCAGCCAACTCCAACAGGTGAATCAAAGTTTTATCCCCGATAACCTGCGGAAACAAGAATCTGATGTCATCTATTTGGTCCCATTTCAATCTGAAGAATTGGGTAACGTGTGGGTCTATCTTCTTATTGAACACCAATCGGTGCCAAGTCCTGTGATGGGCTTTCGGATCTTGTTCTACATGGTCAATATTTGGGATGCCCAGCGGCGAGGGTGGGAGGATACTAAAGTCCCTGAAAGTAAGTGGCACTTTCGCCCAATTATTCCGATTGTGTTGTATACAGGGAGCCAAACGTGGGAGATGCCGATAACAATGGAGGTAGTCATAGACTTACCTCAAGCTTTAGGTCGATTTGTTCCTACGTTTGATGCCTTGTTCTTGAACGTTAAAGGAGAAGATAACCCAGACTTCCTCCACCAAGGCCACCCATTTCGCCTGTTGTTGGAGCTCATTCGCCAAGAAGATGCGACAAAAGCTAACTTTGAAGTTGTGTTAAGACAGATAGTACAGGTCTTGAAGGAGTTACCAGAAGAATCGCCCCAATGGTCGAGAGCGATATATTATTTGGTCTTGTTAATCTATCATAGGCGACCTACAGATGAACGTGAAGCCTTGATGGATATTGTTGCCCAAACCCTTGTAGAACGTAGGCGAATAGAGGAGGTACAAGACATGACACAAACAATTGCGGAATCCTTCATTCAAGAGGGTGAAGAAAGGGGCGAGAAGCGTGGCGAATTAAGGGCAAAGCGCGAAGCCGTTATCAAGCTGCTCCAACTTCGATTTGACTCCATTCCACCTTCCGTGATAAAGAAAATCAAATCCATCCGCCGCGTGGATCGGCTTAATACCCTGTTCGATCAGGCTGCAACTGCCCAGAGCATTTCGGAAATTGAGATCAATTGAAAGTGTATCAACATGAGAAAATCGTGTGAACCCCTATTGCGCGTTGACAACCTCAAAACCTACTTTCGTACTGCGGAAGGGCTTGCCCTCGCCGTTGATGGAGTGTCCTTTGAGATTCAGCATAACGAGATTTTTGCGATCGTTGGGGAATCCGGCTGCGGCAAGAGCGTGACGGCATTGTCAATTAGTCAGCTTGTGCCGCAGCCTGCGGGATTTATCGCCGGGGGTGAGATTCACTATAAAGGCAGGGAAATCACCCGATTGCCAGAGGTAGAAAAGCGAAAAATTCGTGGCAACGAGATTGCGATGATTTTCCAAGAGCCGATGACCAGTCTCAATCCTGTGTTTACCGTTGGGAATCAGATTCTGGAAGCGATTCAACAGCATCAAGAGATAGCCGGGAAAGCCGCGAAGGACGCCGCTATTGAGATGTTAGATCTCGTCGGCATCCCTGAGCCAGCACGGCGTTTCGAGGAATACCCCCACCAGCTTTCGGGTGGTATGAGACAGCGCGTGATGATAGCGATCGCGTTGTCGTGCCGCCCCGGCTTGCTGATCGCGGACGAACCGACGACCGCGTTAGATGTTACGATTCAGGCGCAGATTCTTGAACTGATTAAGCAGCTCCAACGCGAGTTTGGCATGGCGGTGCTGCTGATTACCCATGACCTCGGTGTTGTCTCCGAGATGGCGGATCGTGTTGCCGTCATGTACGCTGGCAAAATTGTCGAAACCAGCAACTGGGGGACGCTTTACCACGATCCCCACCATCCCTATACGACCAAGCTGCTTGACTCTCTGCCCTCGCGTCAAAAGCGCGGCGATTCCTTGCAAACCATTCAAGGACGGGTCCCGCAGGCGACGCAATACCCTGATGGGTGTCGTTTTGCGGATCGGTGTACCCAAGTCATGGACGGTTGTGATACCATCTTGCCGCCGTCAATTGAAATCGAGGCAGGACATCACGCCGCTTGCCATCTCTACAACCCCGATTTTAATCGCACCGACGATGCAGCAGACATTACTGCTGCCCCAACCTTAACCACTGTACCATCTTCTACCTCTTCCGAGCCAGACATCGCCGGCGAACCACTCATTCAGATGGACAACCTGCGTGTCCATTTTCCGATTGTAAAGGGCATACTCAAGCGGACAGTAGGTTATGTGTATGCGGTGGATGGGGTCAGCCTCACCATTCCTAAAGGGAAAACGCTCGCCCTCGTTGGGGAGTCCGGGTGCGGGAAAACGACGCTCGGCAAGGCGGTTCTTCGGCTTGGTGTTCCGATTCAAGGGGAAATCCATTACGATGACGTTGACCTTTCGCAGTTAAGCCGATCCGAACTTCACCCCTATCGACGACAGCTTCAGATCATCTTCCAAGACCCCTACTCATCGCTGAATCCGCGCGCGATGGTTGGGGGGGCGATTCAGGAGGGCATGATAGCCCACGGCATTGGCGCGAATCGTTCGGAACGGGAAGACCGTGTGCGCGAGCTGATGCAGCGTGTCGGTCTGTCCCCTGATATGGTCAATCGCTATCCTCATGAATTCTCCGGTGGGCAACGTCAACGGATCGGCATTGCCCGGTGTCTAGCTGTTGAACCCGAATTTATCGTTTGCGATGAGGCAACGAGCGCGCTGGATGTCTCCGTGCAGGCACAGATTTTGAACCTGCTCAAGGAACTTCAGGACGACTTGAATCTGACCTACCTGTTTATCACCCACAACCTCTCTGTCGTGGAGTATCTCGCGGACGAAGTAGCCGTGATGTATCTCGGTCGAATCGTTGAGCGGGGAACTACCGAAGAGATCTTTGATCAACCCAAGCACCCTTACACCCGTGCGCTGCTATCGGCTGTACCCAAAGTTGATCCGGAGACCGGCATCGAAAAGATTCAGCTTGAAGGGGATGTGCCATCTCCGATTAACCCACCGAAAGGCTGTCATTTTCATCCGCGTTGCCCTGAAGCGATGCCACATTGCAGCGAGGCGTACCCTGACGAAATCTCGTTCACGGAAACCCATTCGTGCCGATGTTACCTTTATGATATGGAGGATACAAACTGAGGCACAGCGAGTAAGCAGTGCGGATCTGAGATCTCCGGTGAGTACATAAAAAAAGGAGGAGACGAATTCTTACAAATCCATCTCCTCCTATTCTGCTTTGTGAAACAGCTTTTAATTATTCCTTTTAGTTCGATCGGTTTTCCAACGTGATGTATGCAGGATTTCCGTCCGGTCGCCTGACGTATAGCAGAATCTTCAATTTATCCTTAACTGCTTTAATCTGCTCACGATAGTCTTTCAGGTTCAAAATTTCTACCCCTTCAATCTCCTGAATCAGCGTCCCAACGCTAATCCCTGCTCTAGCGGCGGAGCTTCGTGGTTCAACCGCAGCGACTATCACGCCGGTTTCGCCTTCATAGCCATATCGTGCTGCTAGTTCGTCGGTCAAGCCCTGTACTCTAATGCCCGCAAGTGCTGTCGTGTCATCTTCATTGGGAATAAAGGGTTCGCCCCTACCCCTTAACCTTGCAAGCACTTCTTCAGTGCGCTTTTCAAGCTTGACCCGCAACACTCTCTCTTTCCCATCGCGAATCACTTTCACTTCAACTGTTTTACCGACACCTGTTGCGGCAACAACGTGCATGAGATGATTCGTATCGCGGATAGTCACCTTATCAAATTCGATAACCACATCTCCACGCCGGATGCCGGCTTTGTGTGCTGGCATCCCTTTGTGCGCTTCTGTAATCAAGGCGCCACGGGGTTCCCCAAGTTTTAACTTCTCTGCCAAGTCGTAGTTGATAGGCTGAAGTACAACACCCAGCCAGCCGCGCTCAACTTCTCCCTTCTCAATCAATTGGGTCATAATCCGTTTTGCGAGATTAATCGGGATGGCGAAACCAACGCCGGCATTGCTTTGTGAAAATCCACCGCCGGTGGCGATTGCCGTGTTAATGCCAATTAACTCACCACGGATGTTAATGAGCGCTCCACCGCTATTACCGCGGTTGATGGCGGCATCGGTTTGGATGAAGTCCGCATACTCGACGATGTTAATATCAGAAGCTGTGCGTCCTTTTGCACTGACCATCCCACGTGTTACTGTTTGGGCAAGTCCGAATGGGCTGCCGATGGCGATTACCCATTCTCCAGTTTGAAGTTCTTCCGAGTTGCCGAGGGGCAAGGCAGGTAAACCATCTCCATCAATCTTCAGAACGGCGAGATCAGTGCCTTGTCGACCCGCGTCTTTTCCGGCGACCTTCGCCCGATATTTGCGTCCGTTCGACAATACCACCGCAATATTCTCTGCGCCTTCAATGACGTGGTTGTTCGTTAAGATGTAACCGTCCTCACTGACAATGACACCGGATCCAAGTCCGCTCCGCACTTCTTCTTGCTCTTCAGGTTCGGCTTGATTTGGCGGTTCACGACGCTCCCGGGGACCGAACCAAAACTCGAATAAATCGTCACCGAAAAAATCAGAACGGCTCTGGCGTGCTGAGACCAAGCGGGTTGTCGTCACTTGCACAACAGCGGGTTTTGCACGATTTACCACTTCAATAAATGCGCGATTTGCCCGTTCCAAATATTCAAAGTCCTGATTAAAACTATCGCTGGTTTGACCAATTGCAGTCTGAGGGGTAAACGTCGGATTATCTGTGTTGATCGTTACACCCACTGCGATTATTAATGCTATAACTACGAGTGAAATTGTCCATTTGGTTGAATTTGGCTTAAACATTTTGGAGCCTCCTTTTCTGGTTCAAAACACACCATTATCTAAATGAAAGTTTCAAAGAAGTTCGGCACATTAGACATAAAAAAAGCGTCCTACGTTTAGACGCAAGACGCTTTTTTTCAAATCAGGTGGTTATTCAACACTGATTTGAATCTCTTTTGGTTCAACCTCTTTTACTTTTGGAATGGATACGGTCAACACACCGTGCGTGAATTTGGCTTTGATATCTTCAGGAGCCAAGTTCGCTGGTAATGTGAAAGACCGTTGGAACCGACCGTAACTTCGCTCAACGCGATGATACTTTTGGTCTTTATCTTCGCTTTCCTGCGTTTTTTCACCTCTGAGCGTGAGGACATCGTCCGTCACAGAGACCTGGACATCCTGCTCAGAAAGTCCCGGAATCTCGGCACGGATCTCAACGTGCTCATTTGCCTCTAAGATGTCAACGACTGGCAGCCAATCCAAACTCTCACCCTCTGCGCGATAGCGCGCAGGTCTGGTCCAGTTATCAAACAGTCGACTCATCTCATTGTGGATGCTAAAAAGATCTTGTATCGGTCTCGTGGCTAGACTTCTCATTTTTTGTTCCTCCTATTGTGTTGATTTGTGATTAGTCTTATGAGTATTGTTACTCGCACGATCCAATATAGAGCAAGTGTCATGCCAAACCCTGTTTCTGTTATAAACCAGAAGGGAGGAACATCGCCCAATCCCTGTTAAAACAAGGGTTTCAGCGGAGTTTGGGCGATGGGATCTATTATAAATCTGAAGGACTCGCGGGCAATTTTACCTGTTACTGTCTAATCACAGTGTGTCATTATGGCATAGTTTATGGTCGGGACATCGTGCGGCAATGATATGTCATTTTGACCTATTTCTCGGCACGATTGTTGCTGCGTCATACCAATCTTACACCAATCTGTTATTGATCTTATCAAGGCTTGAAACTTTCGCAGGTATCCCCGATACTAGGGTGCAACTTGATAATACATACAAGGGAGACTATCGGTGAGGAGATAGGCACGAAAATGCTTCCAATCCATTCTGTTGTGTGCGAAAATGGTTTCTCCATCAAGTCATTGAACTGAGAGGGAGCTTGTAATGAAACTGGTATTATTACTTTTCCTATTGATCGGACTTTTGCTTGCCGGTGAAGTATGGGAGACAGCTGCCCAATCACAGGAGGATCCGATTAGCGTTGTCGGCACCATCTTTATGCCTGTTCCCGATCACACAACCCCGCATGTCGCGGTGCTTGTCCAAGCCGTTAGAGATGGCGAGGTGGTTGACACAACGTTGAGCGACGAAGCGGGTAGGTTTTCGTTTGTCAACCTGAAACCGGGACAGTACCAGGTACGGTGTCAAACCCCGGCGGGGTATGTCTACCCGGTAGAAGGCGAAACGCATCAGGTTGCCGCTGGAGAAACGTACCAAGTTCATTTTCACATTGCCCCGTTTAAAAAAGGAACATGGAGACACTATAATACCCTTGATGGATTGGCGGATAACGATGTCAGTGCCATCTACCGAACCGCCGATGGTGTGATGTGGTTCGGGACCGACGGTGGCGGTGTTTCTGTATACGATGGTGAACAGTTCAACACCTTCACGACTCAGGACGGACTGGCGAGCAACTTCGTCCGTTCCATCTATAGCGCAGATGATACTACTATCTGGTTCGCAACTCAAGGCGGCGTATCTCGCTATGGCGGTGCCCGTGGGGATGACAAGATGACGTTCACTAGTCTGACGGAAAAAGAGGGGTTGGCACATAACGATGTCTACGCAATTTATCAGACGCTAAGTGGGGTACTGTGGTTTGGGACGGCAGGCGGCGTCTCCCGATACAACGGCAAAGAATTTGTCAATTTGACGGGGGAGGGATTAACACGCGACCATGTCTACGCTATCTGCCAAACTTCAGACGATGTGCTATGGTTTGGGACACACGGAAGCGGCGTATTTGGGTGCGATGGAGAGAAAATTGTCAAACGGTTGACGGAGGAAAATGGCTTGGTGGACAATCATGTTCATTCCATCTATGCCACTCCTGATAATAAACTATGGTTTGGTACTGACAGTGGTGTCTCTGTATACGATGGAAGCAGATTCGTCACGCATTTCACAGAGAAAGAGGGTTTAGTGGGCGGCCCTGTGTACGCCATTTGTCAGGACTCGGATGGCATGATATGGTTCAGCACGCCGGCGGGTGCGTCTCGGTACGATGAAAAGACAGTGGTCAACTTTACCACAGCAGATGGTCTGAAACATAACTCTGTTGCTATAATCTACCCCGCGCCTGATGGGAAGATATGGTTTGGGACGAACGGCGGTGGCGTTTCCACCTACGACGGGAAAGGATTTGTCAGCTTCACTACAGCAGATGGGCTCGCAAGTAATTGGATCCATGACATCCATCCAGTGCCAGAGGGGGCAATATGGTTTGGAACATCGGACGGGGCATCTCGATATGACCTTCAGCCGGTGCTGGGGACAGATGGAAGCAGGTTTGTTAATTTCACGACTCAGGACGGTTTGGCAAATAACACCGTACGGGCTATCCATCACGATGCGGCTGGGAAGATATGGTTTGGCACCGATAGCGGCGTATCTCAATACGATCCAACGCATCATGCTGACGGAAGACCGTTCGCTCATCTCACCACACAAGATGGTTTAATCAACGATACCGTGAGAGTCATTCACCACACATCCGATGGAAGGATGTGGTTTGGCACCGACGGGGGTGTCTCTGCGTATGACGGGGAACGGTTCGTCAATCTCACAGCGCGAGACGGATTGGTAGACAACCGCATACGCGCGATCCGTAGTACGCCCGATGGGATGCTGTGGTTTGGAACATAC includes the following:
- a CDS encoding trypsin-like peptidase domain-containing protein; the encoded protein is MFKPNSTKWTISLVVIALIIAVGVTINTDNPTFTPQTAIGQTSDSFNQDFEYLERANRAFIEVVNRAKPAVVQVTTTRLVSARQSRSDFFGDDLFEFWFGPRERREPPNQAEPEEQEEVRSGLGSGVIVSEDGYILTNNHVIEGAENIAVVLSNGRKYRAKVAGKDAGRQGTDLAVLKIDGDGLPALPLGNSEELQTGEWVIAIGSPFGLAQTVTRGMVSAKGRTASDINIVEYADFIQTDAAINRGNSGGALINIRGELIGINTAIATGGGFSQSNAGVGFAIPINLAKRIMTQLIEKGEVERGWLGVVLQPINYDLAEKLKLGEPRGALITEAHKGMPAHKAGIRRGDVVIEFDKVTIRDTNHLMHVVAATGVGKTVEVKVIRDGKERVLRVKLEKRTEEVLARLRGRGEPFIPNEDDTTALAGIRVQGLTDELAARYGYEGETGVIVAAVEPRSSAARAGISVGTLIQEIEGVEILNLKDYREQIKAVKDKLKILLYVRRPDGNPAYITLENRSN
- a CDS encoding Hsp20/alpha crystallin family protein yields the protein MRSLATRPIQDLFSIHNEMSRLFDNWTRPARYRAEGESLDWLPVVDILEANEHVEIRAEIPGLSEQDVQVSVTDDVLTLRGEKTQESEDKDQKYHRVERSYGRFQRSFTLPANLAPEDIKAKFTHGVLTVSIPKVKEVEPKEIQISVE
- a CDS encoding Rpn family recombination-promoting nuclease/putative transposase, with the translated sequence MRKQDEDIDFLPPIREFPDRGTKWLLEFGENVEELLQIVASDLADQLDFSQLQQVNQSFIPDNLRKQESDVIYLVPFQSEELGNVWVYLLIEHQSVPSPVMGFRILFYMVNIWDAQRRGWEDTKVPESKWHFRPIIPIVLYTGSQTWEMPITMEVVIDLPQALGRFVPTFDALFLNVKGEDNPDFLHQGHPFRLLLELIRQEDATKANFEVVLRQIVQVLKELPEESPQWSRAIYYLVLLIYHRRPTDEREALMDIVAQTLVERRRIEEVQDMTQTIAESFIQEGEERGEKRGELRAKREAVIKLLQLRFDSIPPSVIKKIKSIRRVDRLNTLFDQAATAQSISEIEIN
- a CDS encoding dipeptide ABC transporter ATP-binding protein; amino-acid sequence: MRKSCEPLLRVDNLKTYFRTAEGLALAVDGVSFEIQHNEIFAIVGESGCGKSVTALSISQLVPQPAGFIAGGEIHYKGREITRLPEVEKRKIRGNEIAMIFQEPMTSLNPVFTVGNQILEAIQQHQEIAGKAAKDAAIEMLDLVGIPEPARRFEEYPHQLSGGMRQRVMIAIALSCRPGLLIADEPTTALDVTIQAQILELIKQLQREFGMAVLLITHDLGVVSEMADRVAVMYAGKIVETSNWGTLYHDPHHPYTTKLLDSLPSRQKRGDSLQTIQGRVPQATQYPDGCRFADRCTQVMDGCDTILPPSIEIEAGHHAACHLYNPDFNRTDDAADITAAPTLTTVPSSTSSEPDIAGEPLIQMDNLRVHFPIVKGILKRTVGYVYAVDGVSLTIPKGKTLALVGESGCGKTTLGKAVLRLGVPIQGEIHYDDVDLSQLSRSELHPYRRQLQIIFQDPYSSLNPRAMVGGAIQEGMIAHGIGANRSEREDRVRELMQRVGLSPDMVNRYPHEFSGGQRQRIGIARCLAVEPEFIVCDEATSALDVSVQAQILNLLKELQDDLNLTYLFITHNLSVVEYLADEVAVMYLGRIVERGTTEEIFDQPKHPYTRALLSAVPKVDPETGIEKIQLEGDVPSPINPPKGCHFHPRCPEAMPHCSEAYPDEISFTETHSCRCYLYDMEDTN